The genome window TCCGGGCCACGTCCTCGATCAATACGAAAAAGGCAAATGCACGGTGTCGCTCGATCTCATCCAGGACGTGGCGCGCAAACTGAAGATCGACGCCCGCATGCTGTTGTCCGAGGATCGCATGCTGACGGTGCAGGTGCCGGACCTGAAAGTGTTCCAGACGGCCAACACGCCCGCCGCGCCGAAGATCGCCAACGAAGATTACATCTCCATTCCGCTGACCGACTCCTCCATCGCCGCCGGGCACCCGATCATTCAGGAAAACAACATCGAGGACTACGTGCTGCTGCACATCCGCGCCGCGGGCAAGCGCACCAACCTGGTGGCCAGCCGCGTCGATGGCGATTCGATGGAACCGATGCTGTCGTCCGGCGACATCGTGGTCATCGACCGCAACGACAAGAAGATCGTAAAGAACAAAATCTACGCCATCTTTTATGAAGACGGCCTGACGGCGAAATACCTGGAGCGCAAAAAGCACCTGCTCATCCTGCGCCCCATCAACCCCACCTCGGACGTGCAGATCATCGACATGTATGAAAACCCCGACCCCATCGTCGGCCGCGTCATCGGCGCCTGGAAAGAACTTTAATTTTTTCAACCACAGATGAACACAGATACAAACAACTCAATAAGGAAGAACCGATGGACTCCCCCTTCTCCGAAGGGGGCTGGGGGCTTTTTCCTTCAATTCGTCACCTTGAGCGTATGCAAAAGGTGAAACTATTAATGATTTCACCCATCGAGATCCTTCACTCGTGAAGGATGATTAAGGAAGAATCCCCCTAGCCCCCTTTACAAGGGGGGACCGATCTCTCGCATGATTCTATCTGTGTTCATCTGTGGTTTCATTTTTCAGGGATTCACCGGCCAATTGACATCCGTGCCCACATCGAACGCGATCTTTTCACTATCGGTCAAACCGGGCAGGGTGGTGGCGGCGGCCTGGGCCGCCTGGCGCACACTTTTGATCCAGGCGTTGGCGGTTTTGAGCTGATCGATTTCATCCTGTTCCGCGGGCGTGAAGCTTCCGTTGACAATGCCGTTCAGCAACAGCTCGTTGGAACGCGCCAGCATCTGCTTCTGTCGGGTGTCGCCGCCGGTGACCGCCAGGATGCGCCGATCCGCCTCCTTTTCTATCGCCACCGACAGCTCCTGTTCGGACGGCACATCCATAACCGGCGTGTTGCCGTCTGCGATCCATGCCTGCACCTGCCGGTAATGACGGTTGCCGGGATCGGCCGGGATCACCGCGCCGGTCTCCATGTCCAAATACCCGCCGGACCGCAGCGCTTGGTACGGTGCCGCCTGAACCGGCCCGGCCCACAGCGACAAAACAGCGATCATCGAAACAATCCATCTCATTTTTAGATCTCCTATAATTCAGCGTCGGCAGTCATATGGATCGATAAACGATCATTATCGTTAGCTGCGGAGGCAGACGATACCGCATAGACCGCGACCTGATCATTAATGTGTTGTTGGCTGAGGGGCTTGTCGGTGGAGTCGTCGATATTGCGGCCATTATTATTTGCCGCCGAGGGGTTGTATAGCGTGATGGTGGGGCTAGCCCGCATGCGGACCGGGAACCGCCACATAATCGATGCGACCCCAGAGTTGCCGTTCCAATACAAAGATCCGGTGACACCAGCGTTCTGAGCCGGGGCCGTCGCGATAGGGAATGTCTTAGCGAAATACCGTTCGCATAGACTCAATTCCAATCCTAAAGGCCGCCGCTCAAACTCGGTCGCCACGGAGCCCTTCTCGACCTGCACGTTAGCAATGTCAAGTGTAAAGGTTTCGTTCACTGCGGATTGGGCGACCCGTATGTCCAAATAGTCATCATCATTGGTCCCGATGGTTTTCCCGCTGATGGAAGGAACGGCAACTGTAAACGTCTTCTTAGACCAACTACCGGTAAAACTATAAGTCCCCACATTTACTGCAACATCTGAGGATGGCGCGCCTCCGGAGCCAAAAACCTGAACCAGAAAAACCGTCAAATCCGTAGCCGGAGCGGTGCCCTTCACCCAAAACGAAAGCGTAATGGTTTCGCCAGCAAATGTTCTGACGTCCTCGATACGCTGGACGATTTTGGGCACCGGACTCGATCCGCCCGTGGTTTGGTCATGACGCAGAAAAAATTCTGGCTCGCCCGGAACATCGACTTGCCCCAGGGCGAAAGATTGCCTTGATATTGTGACCGCACCACCACCTCCTTTTTCATGCCACCAACGATCCGCTGAATAACCCGTAGCCGTGAAGCTCGTCCCCCGTTGCCAGATGCGGAAATTACCGTTGATGAGGGCATTCTTGCCGCCGCGGGCGATCACCGGGTTTTCAATGCCCGCCGCATCGAGCTGGTACAGGTTGCCATCGTCCCGGAAATACAGCTTGCGATTGCCGGACGGAGGGTTCGCGGGCGGCGTCACCTGTTCCGGAAACAGGACACTTTCATCCGCCTTCAGATCGCCTTTATAAGTGATGGCGCCGGCCCAGGACACAGTCCCAAGAAGGGCGGTCACCATACCGGCGAGAACGATAAACCTTTTCATAGTTGGGTCACTCCTTTAAGGAAGGGGTTGAGGCTGGTAATGCACGACGAGGGTGATCTCGGAGCCGGCCACGGTCGATCCCACGCTTTTCACTTTGAGGCCGAAATCTTCCAGCGTCGAAAAGCTGAGGGCGGCGATCGCCGTGGCGGCGTTTTGCAATCCGGCAGAAAGCGACGCCACCTTGCTTTGCTCGGCTCCGTTTTTAAGCACGTCCACGGAAAACGCCGCGCCCTCTGGCGCCTGCCGCGCGAAGAGCGACAGTTTCGTGATGGCGACGGCGGCTTCGAAGCGGAACCCGTCGAACACCACCTCCTCATCGATGGCTGCGCCCGCAAGGTGCACGCACAGGGTCTGTGCGGCGGCTTCGTCCAGCTTGTCAGCCCAGCTCGCGACATCGGCCGACCACGAGGTGCTGCCGGTATCGGGCTGGGTGAGATTCAATCGGGGGGTTTGAGTCGGCATGGTTATTGTCTCGCGTAAGTGTGTTCGAGGGTGATCTGCAACGAGTCGCCCGCGCCTTTGTTTTTGACGGGGAAGGTGATGCGGGAGAGCAGGCTGCCGCCGGAGGCGGCATTGAACAGACCCACTTCAGTCAGCGCGCCGGTGCCGACGCCGGGACCGAAGTCGGCGACGTACACCACCTTTTTATCCGTGCGTGATTTTGAGGTGAAAGCGACGCGCGTCAACTCGGTTTCCAACGCGGTGTCGGCGGGCGACTCAACCGTCTGGCCCGTCCCCACCGCCATGTGGCTCATCGCCGCTGCGGCCTGCTCGGCCAGCTGGTCGGCGATGTGTTGCAGTCCGGCATCTACGATCATGGGTGTGTCTCCTTGCTGTAGGTGGAAGGAAGAATCATGAATCCCCCTCATCCTGGCCTTCTCCCACCAGGGGAGAAGGTATTTTAATCACTCCCTCTCCCTCAATGGGAGCACTCCAGAGTGACGGGCTGGGGTGAGGGTGGACAATGCGGCTCCTCTTTTTGAATAGAGTTCATAGTCACGGTTCGTCCAAACCTGTCCTGTGCATTCAAAAGCTTCCTTTTAATGATGGTGAACCGCTCTTTCACGGAGCCGTCGGGTGCGGTGAGGGTGACCGTGACGCGCTCTTCTTCAATCAACCCGCCGTTCACAGCGCCACCTTGCCGCCCCAACCGCTGTCGCCCCAGCTTTGCGCGCCCCAACCACCGAACTCGTTCACGAACGCGGCATCGGCCAGGCCAACGCCCTCCTGCCAAACTGCGGCGTACTGGGCAATCGACGACCACGCCTCGGCGGCGAGGGGGGTGTCGTTCAGGTTCAGGAATAGAACGTTCAACCGGAACAGGCGCAGGGTCACGACCAGGGTGTGCAGGCGCCGATCTTTACCGGAGGCAAACCGCTGCGCACCGGGGAGCACCAGTCCCAGCATCCACGCGCCTCCCAACTCGGATTGGATTTCCACCACGTCGCCGGGTTCGAGCTCGAGGTGGTTCGGGAACACTTCCATCTCGACGAGGGTCTGCGGTCGCGAGCTTTCGGCCAGGTAAAACCGGGCGAGGTCTTCCGCCTGGTCCGTTGATCGGGTCCAGTCGAATTCAAATAGCGCCGGATGCTCCTGTTGACCGTAGAGACCGATGTCGGAGGTGTCGGATGCCGCCGTCCAGCCGCGCCGTCCGCCTTCCACCCAGTTGCGGTCGTAGCGCAACTCAATGAGGTTGACCACATCGTCGAACGGCGTGCGGTAAAACCGCATGCGCAGCAGCCCGGTTTCGGCATCGCGGACCACATCCGCCTCGGCAAGCGTTTTCACTTCCAACCCCAGCGCGGTGTCGTAATCGTTGAACGGGCGAAAGGTCAGGCGCGCCTGCCCGTCGGCATTCCACATCAGCGCGCAGCGGCTTTCTTTCATCCAGCGCCTCCACACGTCGGCGAGGGCGGTTTTGGCAGTGAGGACTCCCGCCAGCGAATAGCCGCCCGGCAGTGCCGCCGCCAGAGCGCTGCCCGCATCATTGAAAGCGGCGCCATCGAGATCCGCGTCGCCCAGGCCGGCGGCGTTCAACAGAGACCAACGGAACAGGTGATCGGGGCGTTCGATGAGGGCGCTCGGCGTACCGGTGAGGGTGCCCAATGCATCGTCCTTCACGCCATCGACCTCGGCGCTGACCGCATCGGTGGTCACCAGGCGGCGGCGTGCGAACTCGATTTCAAACGCGGCGTGGATGATGAACGCGGTGCGTCCGTCCTGCGTGCCGGTGTACTCGATCTCCACCACACGGTTGGTGAACCAGCTCCAGTCTCGATTGACCAAACCGGTGATATCGAAGAAATTGATGACCGTCTGCGTGGTCTTGTCGGTGACTGCCGCCACCACTGGACTCGATCCATGTTGTGTGACGTCGCCGCCCTTCACGGTATCGAGGCCATTGCCCTGTGTCGCCGGATTGGGCGGATAGAACAGCGTGCGCTCGACAGACAGGATCTCGAACCACATGGAGCCGTTGTTCAGTTTGAAGTTCCAGGTGTCGCCGCCGGGTCCGCCGCTGACAGTGAAGGTTTGCGTGTAATCGAAATCGCCGCGGCTGGGATTGAACGTGCCAACGGTGCGCACGTCCGCGCCATCGACGAAGGTCGCCACCGGATTGGTGCCGGTAAAGGTGATGGTTTTGAAGCGCCAGTTGACACGGAACTCGGCGCTCAACACACTCCCCGCAGGCGGCGCGGGAAAGGTGATCGGCACGGTGTAGGGACCGACATCGGCGGGACCGGTGACGTGACGGCTGCCGCCGGGTCCGGTGGTCGCGCCCTGTACGGTGATGTGGTCGGCTTCCGACGTCGCGCCGTGCAAATGGTCGGGGTTGTTGACCGGAAAACCCAACGTGTCGAGATGCGTGTGGGTGATGTCGGTCGAACCGGAAGTGAGCGCCACATCGTCCGCAGACGGAGGCGACAACACCCCCACCTGGCCCAGGCCTTCAAAGCGGGCGACCACGGTATCGTTCGGCAGTTTTTCCTCGACGAAATGCTCGACGCGCAGAAACACTTTATTGATCTCGCCCAGCGCGGGCATGACGTCGGTCTGCTGCAATTTCAACAGAGGTTGAAACTGATTGATCTGCGCGTACCGGGTTTTGCCGGAAGGGTCGGTGGCCTTGATCGCGTCCACCGCCGTGTTGCCCGCCGCCACGGCATCGAATTGGGCTTGTAAAAAGCGCGTATCGATGGACTGCGTGCGGCGCGGCTTTTGGTTGAACACCACCTCGCCGTTGGCCACATCGACCGTGTACAGCGCCGGGTCGGCCGGTTGCCCGGCGACCTGCACGTTGCGGATGTCGGCGATGGGGTAGGCCGGATCGGAAAACAGGTAGCGGTGATCGGTCACCCACTCCAGCACTTCATCGTCGGCGTAATGGTAATCGTTGACGCCGCTGCACCCGGTGAACGTGGCCGGTGTGGTGCCGGTGTAGGCGATGAGGTCGTCGTTGACCACCAGTGTGCCGGTGGCGGGAAAGCCGGTGGTGTCGGCGACGTCCAGCGTGGCGGCGCCCGGGGTGGCGACGGAAGTCAGGCGCGTGGTGCGCGTCTTCCTCACCAGCAGGCCGGGCGCGCGATCGACACGACCGAACACGATGGGCCGGATCTGGCCGATGGCTTTCTCCGGCGCGTCGGGATAGTCGGTCAGGGTGAGGGCGCGGCCCAACTGTTTGCGTCCGTAAAAGGCGTGCAGGTCCACCAATCGCACCCGGCAATGCACCAGGTCGAACTCGATGGGGTCCACCAGGCGGCCGGTCACGAGCGGCACAAGATCAGCCGCGCCCAGGCCCGCATCGTCAAACCACTGGTAGAGGGTCACGGTGGCGGCTTCCGGCGGGTAAATTCGAAACCAGTCGGAAAAGCGTTGCGATCCGGTCGGGAACGCAACCGGTGTATTGATCACAGTCAGGGTGAGATGCGTATGCGCCTCGGGCACCAGTCCACCGGCGCTGCGCGGGGCGAGCTCGCCCCAGTCGGCAACCAGCGGCAACCAGGTATCGTTTCCGATGACAAGAAGCCGGTCGGCCAGTTGCAGCATTAGCGCCGGGTGGCCGCCCACTGCGGGCCAGTCGATCTGGAGCAGGTGCACGGGCCGCTGCGCGGACTGGTTTTTGGCCGCTTCGAATGTGGGCGTGAAAGTGCGCATGAGGGAAAGGGGTGGAGGTTATTGAAGGCTGCGGTCGTTCGCGTTCATCAACCGCAGGCGGTCATGGATGGAAACGCTGTTCTGTTTTTTGCGGCGATGCACCTCTTCGCGCACGCGCGCTTTCAGGATCTGCATCAACGCCGTCTCCCAGTCGGGCGTTTTCTTGAGTTCGCGGTAAAAGTCGGCGCGCAGGGAAACAGGTTGCGTGAATGCGGGGGTGCCGTCTTTCAACTTCACCGCAACGGGAAACACGAAGGTGTGCCCCACTTCCTGGATGTCCTCCACCTGCACGTCGAAAGCGAGGTCCGCAAGGTTGATGCTTTGCCAGTCGATCATGAGATCATTCCTTTCTGAGCGTGATGGTGCCGGAAAACCGGTCGGGCACGGTTTCTTCGAATTCGAAATCGTTGATCCAGCGCACGGTGTGGACGCCGCCTGTGGCATCGACAAACTCGAAGGCGTTGAACGCCTGCTGCACCGTCTGGAAAAAGGTTTTGAGCGCGCTGTGGTCGGCGGGCGTGATGCGATCGAACACCAGCTCCCAGTGTTCGCGGAACGTCCCGGTATCCTGCACGTGCACCGTGCCGCCTGCCGTTTCCCCCAGCGTCTGGCCGGGATAACGGCCCGTCCTCTTTACAGGAAAGCGCGGCGCTTTAGCAGGCGTCCATTGCGCCGTCGGCGCGGCCTGGGTCGGAAAATAAAAAGCGCTATTCATCGGCCACCTTGCAAGCTGAAGAGACGAAACGGTTGCCACAGGGCCTCGACCTGCGCAGGCAGGGCCTCGCGGTTCATCGCGGCCAGGCCCGTCACCTCGTCACCGGATTCGAACAGCCATTTCTGGTTGGCATAGAGCAGTTGCGTCCAGATCAACAAACCCTGCTTGATCGATTCCGGCACCGTCGCAGCCGCGCCGTACCCGGCAACGAACTCGATTTCCACCGCGTTCGCATTCCGCAAACCGGACGGCCACGAAGCGGAAGCGTTCAACACGATGCGCCCCGGCTGCGACGCGGTATCCACAAAATACCGGACGCTGTCAAAGGTGGCGGCCTGGTTGTCCGCACCGTAGGTTTTGAGGAAGGTCACCGACTGCAACGGCGGCAGAGGGAGATGGATGATGGGCGACACGCGGTCAAAATGATCGACCGGCAGATCGAAGTATCCCGAGTGAGGCGCTTCGCATCGGCTGGCGCGGGGGAATCCGTCGAGCCACACCGTCCAGGTTTGGGTGACCAAGGCGCGGCCGGTCCACGCTTCACAGGCGCGGCGCACACCGGCGAGAATGCACGTGATGAGCGCATCGTCATCCGCTGACGTGACTTTCAGGTACGCCTTGACCTCGGCCAGCGACAACGGCTCTTCGGCAGGGGCGGTTTTCAGTATTCGTGCCATGGAAAAAAGTTCCTTTTATAAGGAAGGATTAAATTCAGAAGGACCCATCTTTCCTTTAATAAAGAAAGAATTCATTGCTCCCCCTCATCCCGGCCTGTCACTCCATGAGTGCTCCCGCCAGGGGAGAAGGGACCGGGCTACGCCCGGAGGAAACGGGTTGTATTTGGAATGCGCCTTTCGACCCTCGTTCGCTTCCTAAGCTTTGTCCGGTTTGCGGCAGGCCACGCCTGCCCCCCTCTCCCTTGACGGGAGAGGGTCGGGTGAGGGTGATTGATGTATTCCTTATTTATAAGGAAAGAGCGTTCGGAGGATTTTGGATCACGCCACCGGCGCCTGGGCGGGGTGGCCGCGCAGGACAATGCCTGCCGCCTGCACCGAGGGCGTGGTGCCGGCGATGGTCAGCACGGCGCGGATGTACCGCTTGCCGCCTTTGTAACCGACACGCTGCACGCTGTTGGCAGCAAGGTTGGCGAGGGTGCCTTCCATGTCGCCCGCGGCGACGGCGGTGAAGGTCACGTTGTCGTCGGACTCTTCCACTTTCGGCGTGTACACCTCGTCGGTGTCGGTGGTGTCGGCAACGCCGGAGCTGAACACGACCATGGTGGCGTCGTGACCTTGCAGGTCCACGCCGGAGCCGTTGGCGCTGGCAGTGTAGGCGGCGGGAGCGATGGAGTTCACCGCGTCCATATTGCTTTGCATGTCTCGCATGATTTGTTCTCCTGGGATTGGAAATGTTTAAGAGTGAAGAAAGTCATCCATGACCTTCTCTCCTTAAAGGAGAGAAGGTTTGAAGGAAGAACCCCCCTGCCCCCTTACAAGGGGGTCTTGCTGAGGAGTCCTTTCGCTCCCGGCCTGGCCGGGTTAAGCGGCGATTTTCTGGATGACCAGGGCTTCGAAGTTGGTGACGTCGCCGCCGGTGTGCTTGGTCGTGTAGAACAGGACGAACGGTTTGGCGCTGAACGGATCGCGCAGCACGCGCACGCCGGAACGATCGACAATCGTGTACGCCTGTTTCCAGTCGCCGAACGCAATTGGCAAGGCGTTGGCGGAAACCGACGGCATGTCCTCCATGCGCTCGATCGGGTGACCCAGCAGCATCTGCGGTTCGCCTTCCTTGATGCCCGGCTCCCACAGGTAACTGCCGCCGCCGTCTTTCAGCTTGGAGATGACTTCGATGGTGGCCCGCGACATCATCCACCGTGCATTCCGGATGTACGGTGTCTTCAAGGCGTAGAACGCGGCGCGCAGGCCATCAGCAGTGATCTGGCTGGCGTGGCCAGAGTTCACCTGCTGCACCTGGCCGGGATGGGTCATGCCCGCGGGGTAGGTAAGCAGGCCGCGCGGTTTGTCGATGCCGTCGCCGTTGATGAACGCGGAGTTTTCGACGTACGACATCTTCGCCGCAATCTTGTGGCTCAGCCACTCTTCGACGTTGACGCGCGCGTCGTCGAGCAGCTTCTGCGTCGCCTTGGGCATGGCGTAGAGCTCGTGCACCGGGATGCGGCGCACGCCGATGGTGGGCGTGTCGGTTTCGCTGCGCACGCCGGTCTCGGAAGTCCAGCCGACCTCGGTGTCGCTCAGGTCTTCCGGAATCTCCAGCGCGTCGCTGCTGATCGTCTCGACCGTGGCGAGGTGACGCAGCGGCGAGCTTTCGGTGATCTGCATGATGACGCGTTGCGAAATCTCGGAGGTCACCCAGTACCCGCCCTGCGGATCGCTATCCGTCGAGAGCAGTTTGACTTCATGCGGGGTGAGCGCGTTTTCACCTTTGCGCAGGTAGGAGTTGATGGCCTGCTTGCGTTCGGGATCGCCGTGGAAGGCGCTCGCGGGATGGCTCTCGAACAGGGGGCGGTTGAGTTGCGTCTCGATGCGCTCCATGCGGCTTTTGACTTCGTTCAGATCCTGCACTTCGTGCACGAGGCGATCGACCTGGGTTTCCAGCAGCGGGTCCTTGCGGCCTTTCTCCAGCTCGCTGAGACGCTGGTCGTTGCGTGCTTTGAATTCCTGGAAGGAATGATTGATGTCGTGTACCAATTGTTTGATGTCCTGCATGGGTGGGTCTCCTTGTGGGTGGGCAAAGTGAAACGGGGGTTGAAAAGATAATGATTTATCACAAAGTATGTTCTCGTTAAGCGGATGTCCCTTATTGTTCCCTCCCCTTTACAAGGGGCACTCACGGAGTGACGGGGTGGAGTGGGGTAAGGAAAAGGGCTTCATTACCTCCCCTCGATCCCCCTCCTTGGAAAGGAGGGGCCGGCTAAAAGCCGGAGTAAACGTGAGCCTATTAAGAATTACGCTCACCGACCATCGTACGGCCGGCAACGCATTGGACCGTTGCTTCCGGACGCAGTCCGGTTAAGCTCGTAAGGTGGTGAGCAGGGACTGAAGCGAGTTGGCAAGCGCCAGGGGGCCGTGCGTCTTGACGCGCGTCACGCCCGCTTCCGGGTTCATGGGAAACGTGACGAGGCTGTACTCGAGCAGACGGATTTCTTTCAGGTGGCGCAGGCGGAAGTCGTTGGCGTCGGTTTCTTCACGCACCGTCTGGAATCCGATAGAAAGTCCGGTATGGCCGCCGATCTGCGCCGCCATCTTCATGAGGGAGTGGCGCTCCCGCGCCGCCTGCACGTTGAGGTCGAGCTGGCCGCGCACGAACAGGCCGTAGTCGTCCTCGCGCGCCTCCAGGTTCCAGCCCACCTGCCGCGCCGGATCGTGGTGATCGAGGATCGGCACGCGGCCCTGCGTCTCCAGCAGCGAGTGAAGGAACGCGCCTTTGTGCACGACGTCGAGGCCGAGATCGACGTTGCCGAACGTCGCGGCGTAACCTTGAAAGCGGCCGCTGTCCGACACGTCGTCGAGTTTGAATGCGAAGGATTTGTATTCCATTTAAGAACACTCCAAGAGGAAAGGATTCTGTTTTTCACTCCCTCCCCTTTACAAGGGGCACTCACGGAGTGACGGGCTGGGGTGGGGTAAAGAAAGGAAAAACACTCCATTACCTCCCCTCAATCCCCTCCTTGGAAAGGAGGGGGAGGAATTACCTGAGTAACGCTTAATCAGTGCACCGTCGGGGGATCGCGGTCGTCTGAAGGAGGAGACTTGGCGGTGTCGTCGAGAGCCGCGAGGTTTTGCGGCAGGAAGACACGGTTGCCATCGGGCACAGCGTCGTAGCCCACCATCTCGCGCTTCTCGTTGAGGGTGAGGAAATGCGACTGCACGGCACGCCGCCATAAGGAATCGCGGTCTTCAGACAGGGCCTCGATGCGGTCGGCGTCGTAATCCAAAAACAACGTCTCGCCGAAACGCGGCAGCAGCCAGTTGTTGAACGCATCGCGGAGACGCGCAAGCACCGGCAACACCACTTCCGTGTACAACGCCTTGCGTGCTTCCCGGCGGTTGCTGTAGGTGGCCGGTTGCAGGCCGATGAGCTCCGGCGGCACGTTGTAGATCTGCGCGATCTGCAAGGCGCTGAAACGCAGGCCGTCGATCCAGTCCATGTCGCGCGGCGAAAGGCCGATCTCTTTCCACTCGATGTCTTCTTCCAGCAACAGCGGCGTGCGTGCGTTGGCAATGCCCTGCACCTGGTCACGCATTTCGTCCTTGAGGCGCGTGTACTGTTCGTCGGTGAGCCGCTTCTTCGAGACGAGCGCGCCGGAAGGCACGGCGGAGTTTTGCAGGAGCGCCGCATTCCATTTGTCCGATGCGTTCATTTTGTCCACCGAGAGCGCCGCCACCTGGACGGGGGAAAGGCCGTACCAGTCGTCGAGCGGGTGAAACAGTTTCAGATGCAGCACCTGTTCCGGCGCAAAACGCACCGTCTGGCCGCCGACCGTGTACTCGTAACCGCGGATGAAGCGGGTGGGGTCGGGCAGGATGGTGATGCGGTCCGGACGCAGGGCGTAGAGTTCCGTCGGCGGGGTTTTGGCGTGCGCGGCGCGGCTCTCGGGTCCGACCGCTTCCACATACGCGTTGCCGGAAAGGTAGAGGTGGGCGACGCAACGCTCGATCAGTTCGAATTTGCCTTGGAAGGGGTTCGGCCGGTCGAAGAGTTTGAGAAGCGGGTGCGCGGAGACCTCTTCCAGGTCGCCGTCGGCTTTGCGCTGGTAGAGCGACCACGGCACGCCGGCGGCGGCTTCCGCGATCTCTTTGACGCAGGCATGGACGACGCTGTTCTGCATGTAGCCTTCGCGCGCCAGCGATTCGTAACTGCCGCGCAGACCCGAGCCGGGACGCAGCGGCATGAGCAGGGTGAGCGCACGCGTGGTGGCGCTGACTTTGCGTTGAAACCAGTCGGTGATGTTCATAAGCGAGGCGTTTCCGTCGAAGGAAGGTTGGAAGGTAAACGGAAGGGAGTTGCGAGGTTGCGTGGAACAACCCATCAACCCGTCCTGCATACAGCAGACAGGACAAGGTGGGATTTACCTAAACGGTTATGCAAAAAGGGGTTGGGGGACTGAAAAGGGAGGGGTGGGGTGGCTTGAGGAAAAACCAAATTGTTCAAAAGTTAGCTTTGTTCAAAAATATTGAACATCGTGGTTTTCTGAACAAATCAAAATTATGCGGGGACTTCCAAAAATAAAAAAGCGGCTTCAGTCGCCGCCTTATCCACTTGCCATAAAATAGTTTCTGCATGCCCGATACCATATCTAGCTTAATGTTTTTAATGTTTCTTTTAAACTCTCCTCCTGAATGAAACTTATGTCCTCTGATCTGATTGAACATTCAATCAATTCTTTAAAAATATCTATTGGCAAACAACCTAATTCACGCACATCTCTTTCTTTAAAAAATTTTCCCAACCAATCGTTATATGTGAATTCATAAAATTCATTTAACAACACCCATGTATTCTCATTTAATAAACATTTCCCTTGTGGGATAAAAAAATTGGGGTATTTATCATTTAAATTACAGCCATTAATTTCTTGTTTATAGGCTGGATTGCTTGTGGTTTTCGCTATGAGGTAAACGTTGTTTAAAGTGGGGGCGTCATTCAGAACGATTAAAATTTTGTTACCTGGTTCCGAACTGTCGTGAAATTCAAAGGAGGGATCATGAATAACTGTACCGGGTCTCAACTATAATTCCTTAGCATATCTTTATAATCGTTAATTTTTTCCTTTATATCTTCTGGAAGTTCATCATTATCGAAAACGTATTCATAAGGAATTTTCTGTTTCGGTTTTTTTTGAACTTCATAAACTTTATGCCAAGGCCCATCTTTTATATGAGTTTCTTCAACCA of Nitrospina watsonii contains these proteins:
- a CDS encoding HK97 family phage prohead protease, with translation MEYKSFAFKLDDVSDSGRFQGYAATFGNVDLGLDVVHKGAFLHSLLETQGRVPILDHHDPARQVGWNLEAREDDYGLFVRGQLDLNVQAARERHSLMKMAAQIGGHTGLSIGFQTVREETDANDFRLRHLKEIRLLEYSLVTFPMNPEAGVTRVKTHGPLALANSLQSLLTTLRA
- a CDS encoding phage portal protein, which gives rise to MNITDWFQRKVSATTRALTLLMPLRPGSGLRGSYESLAREGYMQNSVVHACVKEIAEAAAGVPWSLYQRKADGDLEEVSAHPLLKLFDRPNPFQGKFELIERCVAHLYLSGNAYVEAVGPESRAAHAKTPPTELYALRPDRITILPDPTRFIRGYEYTVGGQTVRFAPEQVLHLKLFHPLDDWYGLSPVQVAALSVDKMNASDKWNAALLQNSAVPSGALVSKKRLTDEQYTRLKDEMRDQVQGIANARTPLLLEEDIEWKEIGLSPRDMDWIDGLRFSALQIAQIYNVPPELIGLQPATYSNRREARKALYTEVVLPVLARLRDAFNNWLLPRFGETLFLDYDADRIEALSEDRDSLWRRAVQSHFLTLNEKREMVGYDAVPDGNRVFLPQNLAALDDTAKSPPSDDRDPPTVH
- a CDS encoding head-tail connector protein; this encodes MARILKTAPAEEPLSLAEVKAYLKVTSADDDALITCILAGVRRACEAWTGRALVTQTWTVWLDGFPRASRCEAPHSGYFDLPVDHFDRVSPIIHLPLPPLQSVTFLKTYGADNQAATFDSVRYFVDTASQPGRIVLNASASWPSGLRNANAVEIEFVAGYGAAATVPESIKQGLLIWTQLLYANQKWLFESGDEVTGLAAMNREALPAQVEALWQPFRLFSLQGGR
- a CDS encoding XRE family transcriptional regulator, which codes for MNKVLKRIEALQNSETLTRFCQDTGVNYEKLKKSFQRDTLPDSETLAQIANFFRLDLQWLVSGQAGASRLHTRISRNLKECRTTKGWSVEDLAQRIGIPGHVLDQYEKGKCTVSLDLIQDVARKLKIDARMLLSEDRMLTVQVPDLKVFQTANTPAAPKIANEDYISIPLTDSSIAAGHPIIQENNIEDYVLLHIRAAGKRTNLVASRVDGDSMEPMLSSGDIVVIDRNDKKIVKNKIYAIFYEDGLTAKYLERKKHLLILRPINPTSDVQIIDMYENPDPIVGRVIGAWKEL
- a CDS encoding phage major capsid protein, whose protein sequence is MQDIKQLVHDINHSFQEFKARNDQRLSELEKGRKDPLLETQVDRLVHEVQDLNEVKSRMERIETQLNRPLFESHPASAFHGDPERKQAINSYLRKGENALTPHEVKLLSTDSDPQGGYWVTSEISQRVIMQITESSPLRHLATVETISSDALEIPEDLSDTEVGWTSETGVRSETDTPTIGVRRIPVHELYAMPKATQKLLDDARVNVEEWLSHKIAAKMSYVENSAFINGDGIDKPRGLLTYPAGMTHPGQVQQVNSGHASQITADGLRAAFYALKTPYIRNARWMMSRATIEVISKLKDGGGSYLWEPGIKEGEPQMLLGHPIERMEDMPSVSANALPIAFGDWKQAYTIVDRSGVRVLRDPFSAKPFVLFYTTKHTGGDVTNFEALVIQKIAA